In Thiothrix unzii, the sequence CAGATCGCTGTTTGGTCATTATGAGTGCGGGCAACCTTGCGACGACGCAAGCGGTTATCCAGCAAGTCCGACGCGACGTACAAGAAGGAATGCCACGCAATGTTAATACCCTGCACTACCTCGCCGATATAGCGGAATATCTGGGCGATGTGCTGGTTGCTAAAATTCGCAAGCATACCGAGCAAACGGGTTTTATTCATGATGCCACCCTCATTCTTGGTGGGCAAGTACTGGGGCGCAATCCCAATATTTACATGATATACCCACAAGGCAATTACATTACCTCGTCTGACGATACCCCGTATTTACAGATTGGTGAAAGCAAGTACGGCAAACCGGTCATGGATCGCTTTATTACCCGCGATACCTCACTGGAAGATGCCGCCATTTGCTCATTAATTTCTATGGATT encodes:
- a CDS encoding proteasome-type protease, whose product is MTYCIGISLDAGLVLTSDSRTNAGIDHVSTYSKMHRCETNPDRCLVIMSAGNLATTQAVIQQVRRDVQEGMPRNVNTLHYLADIAEYLGDVLVAKIRKHTEQTGFIHDATLILGGQVLGRNPNIYMIYPQGNYITSSDDTPYLQIGESKYGKPVMDRFITRDTSLEDAAICSLISMDSTMKSNASVGPPIEMLIYPRDQFRAPRHYRLDADNPYLLSVRHEWANQLNNAFRSMPRLENHGLVI